cagCTTCCATGGTTGGgctcagagcagagcagagagggcTGGCTGTGTATATGGGCTGTGTATATGTGAATGGGGGCTGGGCAGACAGGTGAAGTTGAAGGTAAGGATACCCATGGCCTGGTTCCCAGATTCCTTTTCAAGTTCTCCACAGTTTGCCAAAGTTCCTGGCGGTTGGAACCTTTGACGACGTTAGTAAATGAACGTGACAACATAGCTTTGGTTGCTCAAAATTGGGAAGGTTTCAAAGTAAGAAAAGTGGGGGAAATGGTTGGTGGTGTTGGCAACGTTTTCTATACTGTATGCTTTTAAGGATGAATTCCCGTTGAAAAGCGCCACATCTAAGAATGAGATACACATACACGTATGCCAGCCTCCGGGTAACCGCGCGGGCTTCTCTCCGGGTTCACTTTCCCTGCCGTCGTGGATGAGTAAGCTCTGCTCTGGCAACAGCCGCCTGGCCTCGGTGTTGACCCGAAGCCTCTCCAGACCGCAGATAGCCAGGTATTCGGCGGGGAGAGTGTTGGGGCTGCACAGAGAAAGCTTCAGGTCCCGGACCAACGTGAAGTTCAGCAGAAGGCCCAGTGCAGATGCATCTGTGAACCAGACGGTCAGTCGGTCGTCGTAGCTGGTTTGCTCTATTGCGGAAGGCAGGACAGTGTGGCAGCTGCACATCAAGTTGGCCAAAGTGTAGTCACAGTCCCGGACGTCCGCGGAGCAAGTGCAGTTCCGAATGGTGTTTTCCTTCGTGAAGATCAGAGTGCTGTTCCTCTGACCTCCTGTGAAGCAACCCAGGACAAGGATGCCCAGGGCGCTGGTCAGCAGGAGGCTGTGCCCAGAAGGTGGGGCCATTCTTGTCTCAGCGTGGGCCCGCAAGGTTGTGTCTCCCCTTCGTGAGCCAGTTCATTGCAACTCAACTGAAAGACAAATACGCAGCTGTGTTATCGCAGGCTCTCATTAGAAATATGCGGGTCATGGGGCGCCCGGCCGGCTCGGTtcgtagagcatgtgactcttaatctcagggtcgtgagtctgagccccatgttgggtgtagaggttgcttaaaaaaataggaaggtTAGGGGAATGGACACCCCTAAATAATCCATCGCAAACGTTTCTCTCTTGTGGTTCTATCAAAGGCAGGCAACGCAAGTGCCTGAGTGGAACCCAAGTGCAGAAATGATCTTTTCTCAGAGCCTTGTGACAGGCAGTGGCCAGCCTACCCGCGTGAGGCATAAAACTCCCTGTGATGTCTGCTGGGAGACTGACACACCAGCAGCAACAAGATGGGGTGCCAGAGAGGAGACCCAGTGCGCCTGTCTGGGTGCACCAGGGATCTGTGGTGCTTTGAGCGTGCACACTCTCCAAACATCGTGTTACTTGTATTGAGTACTCGACAACCCCTTAAACGTGcacattccctcctcccctcgATATCTGACTTCCTGGAATTCAGGAAACCAGCAGCTCCGTGATGAACTCAGCTATCCAAGTGCTACCTGTGAAACAACATAGCATGCATACCAGCGAAACATTTAGTTAATGGTAACCTTTAATTTCTAACTAGACAAACATGCCCCCCCCATCATATTAATCTGTTTATAGATCCATTGATACTTTCCTGGTCTCCTAGAAATATGAGTATTAGAGTAGATTTGACCGTGTTAATAGACCATGAAAACACTAATCACATGCCAGTTAATTGCAATGAACTTTTCATTGCCTCCTTTCCCAGAACACCTGTTATAAATTGATTTTATCAAGTAACTTAGTGTAAGACTCCAAAACTAAGCAATATATCAGCACTGTTAAATGACCTAAACAAGATAAGTCCATGCTTAGTTTAAGGAGCAACATCAATGTCCAATTTGGAGGAAAATGGCCTAAGTACTTGATATATAATAGATGCGTGGTATTCTTTTCTGGTGAGGTTGGAATGAGACACACGTTATGAAATAGGGTTCCAGGTTCCAGTCTTGC
The DNA window shown above is from Neofelis nebulosa isolate mNeoNeb1 chromosome 5, mNeoNeb1.pri, whole genome shotgun sequence and carries:
- the C5H21orf62 gene encoding uncharacterized protein C21orf62 homolog; amino-acid sequence: MAPPSGHSLLLTSALGILVLGCFTGGQRNSTLIFTKENTIRNCTCSADVRDCDYTLANLMCSCHTVLPSAIEQTSYDDRLTVWFTDASALGLLLNFTLVRDLKLSLCSPNTLPAEYLAICGLERLRVNTEARRLLPEQSLLIHDGRESEPGEKPARLPGGWHTCMCISFLDVALFNGNSSLKAYSIENVANTTNHFPHFSYFETFPILSNQSYVVTFIY